A stretch of the Sulfurimonas sp. HSL-1656 genome encodes the following:
- a CDS encoding HAMP domain-containing sensor histidine kinase yields the protein MAKTVSSATNVRAISFAENRTFRSFVLLYTLMGLAILALLGLLYFRASKAEMLSSHRLSMQLEGESYLPNLIKWMQGERADFPVDPAYDTAFYLGQKHVGGRLPMPPLDFSPGIHENRGMIYLVIPMGSYGLKEGKTVMMTRDDGLWLQLYWRSAAMYGTALFVLLLLTGVGLSRLFLRPMKEAVALLDSFIKDTTHELNTPVTAILTNVERLDTALLDDKQRKKIARIETAARTIGSIYDDLTFLLLRRDVRIEDVPIDLAAFVKERVEYFQTRFDAKGLHLEIEVEATANVVMDRTLAARLIDNLLSNAVKYSDRDTSVLVGISAEGMRLENTGVPIPEEKLSHIFERFARADESRGGFGIGLHLVAQIAARYRIRIAVETEGKRTRFVLTWPR from the coding sequence TTGGCAAAGACCGTATCATCAGCCACAAACGTACGGGCTATCAGTTTCGCTGAAAACCGGACGTTCCGTTCTTTCGTCCTGCTCTATACCCTGATGGGGCTGGCCATCCTGGCGCTGCTCGGGCTGCTTTACTTCCGTGCTTCCAAGGCGGAGATGCTCTCATCACACCGCTTGTCGATGCAGCTTGAAGGGGAGAGCTACCTGCCGAATCTGATCAAATGGATGCAGGGGGAGCGTGCGGACTTCCCGGTTGATCCGGCCTACGACACGGCGTTCTACCTTGGTCAAAAACATGTGGGCGGCCGTCTGCCGATGCCGCCGCTGGACTTTTCGCCCGGTATCCATGAAAACCGGGGGATGATTTACCTGGTGATCCCGATGGGCTCGTACGGCCTCAAAGAGGGCAAAACGGTGATGATGACCCGGGATGACGGACTGTGGCTGCAGCTTTACTGGCGCAGTGCAGCCATGTACGGAACGGCACTGTTTGTCCTGCTGCTGCTGACCGGGGTGGGGCTCTCCCGATTGTTCCTGCGACCGATGAAAGAGGCGGTGGCGCTGCTGGACAGTTTTATCAAGGATACGACCCATGAACTCAACACCCCGGTGACGGCGATTCTGACGAACGTGGAGCGCCTAGATACGGCGCTGCTGGATGACAAGCAGCGTAAAAAGATCGCCCGTATCGAGACGGCGGCACGGACGATCGGGTCGATCTATGACGATCTGACGTTCCTGCTGCTGCGGCGCGATGTCCGCATCGAGGACGTTCCGATTGATCTGGCGGCATTTGTGAAAGAGCGGGTGGAGTATTTTCAGACCCGTTTCGACGCCAAGGGGCTGCATCTGGAGATAGAGGTGGAAGCGACGGCAAACGTCGTGATGGACCGGACGCTGGCGGCGCGCCTTATTGACAACCTTCTCTCGAATGCCGTCAAATACAGTGACAGGGATACGTCTGTTCTGGTGGGGATCAGTGCGGAGGGAATGCGGCTTGAGAACACCGGCGTCCCGATCCCGGAAGAAAAACTCTCCCATATATTTGAGCGTTTTGCCCGGGCAGACGAGAGCCGGGGAGGCTTCGGCATCGGGCTGCACCTGGTCGCGCAGATCGCGGCGCGCTACCGTATTCGTATTGCGGTGGAAACGGAGGGGAAACGAACCCGTTTCGTACTCACTTGGCCCCGATAA
- a CDS encoding c-type cytochrome, which translates to MKKSLLLITILGVALSAADGQALFNKCAACHGANGEKHALGKSKVINTMTPTEIETALKGYKDGTYGASMKALMKGQAASLDDAQIKAIAEFIGAK; encoded by the coding sequence ATGAAAAAGTCACTGTTACTCATCACCATCCTCGGCGTCGCACTCAGCGCGGCGGACGGCCAGGCCCTCTTTAACAAATGTGCGGCCTGTCACGGTGCCAACGGCGAAAAACACGCCCTCGGCAAAAGCAAGGTCATCAATACGATGACGCCTACAGAGATCGAAACCGCTCTCAAGGGCTACAAAGACGGCACATACGGTGCTTCCATGAAGGCGCTGATGAAAGGCCAGGCGGCTTCCCTGGACGATGCTCAGATCAAAGCGATCGCTGAGTTTATCGGGGCCAAGTGA
- the pckA gene encoding phosphoenolpyruvate carboxykinase (ATP), whose translation MMNAEALEALGIKNTQEIFYNLSLDDLIDHELKNGECHMTSSGATTVDTGIFTGRSPKDKFFVFEEPSNKYIAWGDVNQPVSKAVFDEVYAVAIKELSGKKLYVNDLFSGASASSRRNIRFVSEIAWQSHFVRNMFIVPKTEELEGFTPDFTLLNACKAVNEKWEEHGLNSEVFVLFNVEENIAIVGGTFYGGEMKKGIFSMMNYWLPLEGKMAMHCSANVGKDGDTALFFGLSGTGKTTLSTDPNRALIGDDEHGWDDEGVFNFEGGCYAKVIDIDPKNEPEIYAAIRRGALLENVVFDEEGIVDYGDGSKTENTRVSYPIEHIDNRQPGLMAGHPKNIIFLTADAFGVLPPVSKLSKEQAMYYFLSGYTAKVAGTERGITEPVATFSACFGEAFLPLHPTVYAKLLGEKIDKHGVNVYLVNTGWTGGPYGIGKRMSIKDTRACIDAILDGSINDCEFDTTRTFRLKVPKTLGDIDPKVLNPRNAWANKEEFDAARDRLAAMFIDNFHKYEEAGGHEFDYHEAGPKIES comes from the coding sequence ATGATGAATGCGGAAGCACTGGAAGCATTAGGCATTAAGAATACCCAAGAGATTTTTTATAACCTTTCCCTGGACGACCTGATCGACCATGAACTCAAAAACGGCGAGTGTCATATGACGAGCAGCGGTGCGACCACGGTCGATACCGGCATCTTCACCGGCCGCAGCCCCAAGGACAAATTCTTTGTCTTTGAAGAGCCTTCCAACAAATATATTGCCTGGGGCGATGTGAATCAGCCCGTCTCCAAAGCAGTGTTTGATGAGGTGTATGCTGTCGCCATCAAAGAGCTTTCCGGTAAGAAGCTCTACGTCAACGACCTCTTCAGCGGTGCCAGCGCCTCCAGCCGCCGCAACATCCGTTTCGTCTCCGAAATCGCATGGCAGTCCCACTTCGTCCGTAACATGTTCATCGTGCCGAAGACGGAGGAGCTTGAAGGTTTCACGCCGGATTTCACGCTGCTCAATGCCTGTAAAGCCGTCAACGAAAAGTGGGAAGAGCATGGTCTCAACTCCGAGGTATTCGTTCTGTTCAATGTCGAGGAGAACATCGCGATCGTCGGCGGTACTTTCTATGGCGGGGAGATGAAAAAAGGGATCTTCTCCATGATGAACTACTGGCTCCCGCTCGAGGGCAAGATGGCCATGCACTGTTCCGCCAACGTCGGCAAGGATGGGGATACGGCACTCTTCTTCGGCCTTTCCGGTACGGGAAAAACAACCCTCTCCACCGACCCGAACCGCGCGCTGATCGGCGACGATGAGCACGGCTGGGATGACGAAGGGGTCTTCAACTTCGAAGGCGGCTGTTACGCCAAGGTTATCGATATCGATCCGAAGAACGAGCCTGAGATCTACGCAGCCATCCGCCGCGGTGCACTGCTGGAGAACGTCGTCTTCGACGAAGAGGGTATCGTTGACTACGGTGACGGCAGCAAAACGGAGAACACCCGTGTCTCCTACCCGATCGAGCACATCGATAACCGTCAGCCGGGCCTGATGGCGGGACATCCGAAAAACATCATCTTCCTTACCGCGGACGCCTTCGGTGTTCTGCCTCCGGTCTCCAAACTCTCCAAAGAGCAGGCGATGTACTACTTCCTCAGCGGTTACACGGCCAAGGTCGCCGGGACCGAACGCGGGATTACCGAGCCGGTCGCAACCTTCTCCGCCTGTTTCGGTGAAGCGTTCCTGCCGCTGCACCCGACGGTCTATGCGAAGCTTCTCGGCGAAAAGATCGACAAGCACGGCGTCAACGTCTACCTGGTCAACACCGGCTGGACGGGCGGGCCTTACGGTATCGGCAAACGTATGAGTATCAAAGATACGCGCGCCTGTATCGACGCGATCCTTGACGGTTCCATCAACGACTGCGAATTCGATACGACGAGAACGTTCCGCCTCAAGGTACCGAAGACACTCGGCGATATCGACCCGAAAGTTCTCAACCCGCGCAACGCCTGGGCAAACAAAGAGGAGTTCGATGCGGCACGCGACCGTCTCGCGGCAATGTTCATCGACAACTTCCACAAATACGAAGAGGCCGGCGGTCACGAATTCGACTACCACGAGGCGGGACCGAAAATCGAGTCCTGA
- a CDS encoding DedA family protein, with product MEDMFSNLTTYGYIALFLYSLGGGFVGLMAAGVLSYMGKMDLVTAMTVAMVSNFLGDTLLFYMARYHKKEVLNYFHKHRRKLALSHMLMKKHGSWIIFMQKFVYGIKTLIPLAIGITKYDFTRFSVLNFFAAVLWALVVGLGSYLAGKPIMGVYEVIVERPYIAPLIIVVLGGLIWFYLSRATKKKA from the coding sequence ATGGAAGATATGTTCTCCAACTTGACAACGTACGGCTATATTGCACTTTTCCTCTATTCGCTCGGCGGCGGGTTTGTGGGCCTGATGGCGGCCGGGGTACTCTCCTACATGGGGAAGATGGACCTGGTGACGGCGATGACGGTGGCGATGGTCTCGAACTTCCTGGGCGATACACTGCTGTTTTATATGGCGCGCTACCACAAGAAAGAGGTGCTGAACTATTTTCACAAACACCGCCGTAAGCTGGCCCTGTCGCATATGCTGATGAAGAAACACGGCAGCTGGATCATCTTCATGCAGAAATTCGTCTACGGCATCAAAACCCTGATCCCGCTTGCGATCGGGATCACGAAGTATGATTTCACACGCTTCTCCGTCCTCAACTTTTTCGCGGCAGTGCTGTGGGCCCTGGTCGTGGGGCTGGGGAGTTATTTGGCCGGAAAACCGATCATGGGTGTTTACGAGGTTATTGTCGAACGCCCCTATATCGCACCGCTGATCATCGTCGTACTGGGCGGGCTCATCTGGTTCTACCTCAGCCGGGCGACAAAGAAAAAAGCGTAG
- the uvrB gene encoding excinuclease ABC subunit UvrB, whose translation MGRFEVVTEYAPAGDQPGAIATLAGSVLEGNRYQTLEGVTGSGKTYTMAKVIEKTQLPTIIMTHNKTLAAQLYSEFKAFFPNNHVEYFISYYDYYQPEAYIPRQDLFIEKDSSINDELERLRLSATANLLSYDDVIVIASVSANYGLGDPEEYAKMVQILEVGQEIGQKELLLRLVEMGYSRNDTYFDSGHLRVSGDVLDIYPPYLEDEAIRVEFFGDEIEAIYTFEVIANKKLEEKEKVTVYATSQFTVGQERLSRAVKTIEDELGERLDNLLANEKIVEAQRLKQRTEFDLEMLETVGMCKGVENYSRHLTGKKPGEAPYTLLDYFSINHDKYMIIVDESHVSLPQFRGMYAGDRSRKEVLVEYGFRLPSALDNRPLKYEEFINKAPHYLFVSATPAETELELSAVKAEQIIRPTGLLDPIVTIKDSDNQVEDLHDEIKKTVEKGDRVLVTVLTKKMAESLTTYLADLGIKVQYMHSDIDAIERNQIIRSLRLGEFDVLIGINLLREGLDLPEVSLVAILDADKEGFLRSETSLVQTIGRAARNADGRVILYAKKMTRSMQAAIDINKQRREKQMAHNEAHGITPTTVKRKLDENLKLEETGELYNKRKKLEKMPAAERKKILNELNLKMKEAAKKLEFEEAARLRDEIAKIRQL comes from the coding sequence GTGGGCAGATTTGAAGTCGTCACGGAGTATGCGCCGGCGGGGGACCAGCCGGGGGCAATCGCCACACTGGCCGGGAGCGTCCTCGAGGGCAACCGTTACCAGACCCTCGAGGGGGTCACCGGGAGCGGAAAGACCTATACGATGGCCAAAGTGATCGAGAAGACCCAGCTGCCGACGATCATCATGACCCACAACAAAACGCTCGCCGCCCAGCTCTACAGCGAATTCAAGGCTTTCTTTCCCAACAACCACGTCGAGTACTTCATCAGCTACTACGACTACTACCAGCCCGAAGCCTACATCCCGCGCCAGGACCTCTTTATTGAAAAAGACAGCTCCATCAATGACGAGCTCGAACGCCTGCGCCTCTCCGCAACGGCGAACCTGCTCAGCTATGACGATGTTATCGTCATCGCCTCCGTCTCCGCCAACTACGGTCTGGGGGACCCGGAGGAGTACGCCAAAATGGTGCAGATCCTCGAAGTCGGACAGGAGATCGGACAGAAGGAGCTTCTGTTACGCCTGGTAGAGATGGGCTACTCCCGTAACGACACCTACTTCGACAGCGGCCACCTCCGCGTCAGCGGCGACGTCCTCGACATCTATCCGCCCTACCTCGAGGATGAAGCGATCCGCGTCGAATTCTTCGGTGACGAAATCGAGGCCATCTATACCTTCGAGGTGATCGCCAACAAGAAGCTCGAAGAGAAGGAGAAGGTAACTGTATACGCCACCAGCCAGTTCACGGTCGGCCAGGAGAGGCTCTCCCGGGCCGTCAAGACGATCGAGGATGAGCTGGGCGAGCGCCTCGACAACTTGCTTGCCAACGAGAAAATCGTCGAAGCGCAGCGTCTAAAGCAGCGGACCGAGTTCGACCTGGAGATGCTGGAAACCGTCGGCATGTGCAAGGGGGTCGAAAACTATTCGCGCCATCTCACCGGTAAGAAGCCCGGCGAAGCACCCTACACCCTGCTGGACTACTTTTCGATAAACCACGACAAGTACATGATCATCGTCGACGAATCGCACGTCTCCCTGCCGCAGTTCCGCGGCATGTACGCCGGCGACCGCAGCCGCAAAGAGGTCCTGGTCGAATACGGCTTCCGCCTGCCAAGCGCCCTCGACAACCGGCCGCTCAAATACGAGGAGTTCATTAACAAAGCACCCCACTACCTCTTCGTCTCCGCCACCCCCGCCGAAACGGAACTCGAGCTCAGCGCCGTCAAGGCCGAACAGATCATCCGCCCGACGGGGCTGCTTGATCCCATCGTCACGATCAAGGACTCGGACAACCAGGTCGAAGACCTCCACGACGAGATCAAAAAGACCGTGGAAAAAGGCGACCGGGTCCTGGTCACGGTCCTGACCAAGAAGATGGCGGAGTCACTGACGACCTATCTGGCCGACCTCGGCATCAAGGTGCAGTATATGCACTCCGATATCGATGCGATCGAACGCAACCAGATCATCCGCAGCCTCCGTCTGGGGGAGTTTGACGTCCTCATCGGGATCAACCTCCTTCGCGAAGGGCTGGACCTGCCCGAAGTCAGCCTCGTCGCCATCCTCGACGCCGACAAGGAGGGCTTCCTGCGCTCGGAGACTTCGCTGGTCCAGACGATCGGGCGCGCCGCGCGCAACGCCGACGGACGTGTCATCCTCTATGCCAAGAAGATGACACGCTCGATGCAGGCCGCCATCGACATTAACAAGCAGCGCCGCGAAAAACAGATGGCGCACAACGAAGCCCACGGTATAACCCCGACGACCGTCAAACGCAAACTCGACGAAAACCTCAAGCTCGAAGAGACGGGTGAGCTCTACAACAAACGCAAGAAACTGGAGAAGATGCCCGCTGCCGAGCGCAAAAAGATTCTCAATGAACTGAACCTAAAGATGAAGGAGGCGGCCAAGAAGCTGGAGTTCGAAGAGGCGGCCCGGCTCCGCGACGAGATCGCGAAGATCAGGCAGCTTTAG
- a CDS encoding glycosyltransferase family 2 protein, with protein sequence MSSIHISVVTPVYGCAASLEQLYERLVKTLTKINETFEIIMVNDGSPDDAWEKIQKLAANDNRVKGIRLSRNFGQHHAISAGLDNVFGDWVVVMDCDLQDQPEEILKLYEKTAEGYDIVVGQREERQDGFLKRMGSALFHKLFNYLTDQKNDARVANFGIYANYVIESYKQFKEQNRFFPFFINWMGYNRAEIPIIHAERSTGKSHYSLEKLFDLAIDTIVSYSNKPLRLSIKIGFVISVFSMLYAVWLIVQYFMYGIPVEGWTSVMVSLFFMGGLILANLGILGLYIGRVFEETKKRPFYIIQEKVNC encoded by the coding sequence ATGAGTAGTATTCATATTTCTGTTGTGACACCCGTTTACGGATGTGCAGCTTCACTTGAGCAGCTCTATGAACGCTTGGTAAAAACACTCACGAAGATTAATGAAACGTTTGAAATCATAATGGTGAATGACGGCAGTCCTGACGATGCATGGGAAAAAATACAAAAGCTTGCAGCAAATGATAACAGAGTAAAGGGAATCAGGCTTTCAAGAAATTTTGGTCAGCACCATGCCATTAGTGCCGGGCTTGATAATGTTTTCGGGGATTGGGTCGTTGTGATGGACTGTGACCTTCAGGATCAGCCGGAAGAAATATTGAAGCTGTACGAGAAAACGGCGGAAGGATATGATATTGTTGTCGGTCAGCGGGAAGAGCGTCAGGACGGTTTTTTAAAACGTATGGGGTCTGCACTCTTTCATAAACTGTTTAATTATCTGACAGACCAAAAGAATGATGCGAGGGTGGCCAACTTTGGAATTTATGCCAATTACGTCATAGAATCGTATAAACAGTTCAAAGAACAGAACCGCTTTTTCCCATTTTTTATCAATTGGATGGGGTACAATCGTGCTGAAATTCCTATAATCCACGCTGAACGCTCTACCGGAAAATCACATTACAGTTTAGAAAAACTGTTTGATTTGGCTATTGATACAATCGTTTCGTATTCGAACAAACCACTCCGTCTGTCTATAAAAATAGGCTTCGTGATTTCTGTCTTTTCAATGCTTTATGCAGTGTGGCTAATAGTGCAATATTTTATGTACGGTATACCGGTTGAAGGCTGGACCAGCGTGATGGTTTCTCTTTTTTTTATGGGCGGATTGATTCTTGCCAATCTCGGTATTCTTGGGCTCTATATCGGAAGAGTATTTGAGGAAACGAAAAAAAGACCTTTTTACATAATTCAGGAAAAAGTCAATTGT